A genomic segment from Pseudoduganella chitinolytica encodes:
- a CDS encoding NAD(P)H-hydrate dehydratase gives MQPLYTVAQIRQIETESARRLPAGALMQRAGQAAANAALDLLPFATSRARVLVLAGPGNNGGDALEAAAHLAHAGAHVALVHFEGGTAPERVRALERARASPARFMAEDGIGAGEWHLVIDGLFGIGLGRPVAGTFAALVAAINALPCPVLALDVPSGLDADTGCVVGPDGCAVHATHTLTFIGDKPGLHTCDGRDHAGAVTVAHLDIDAAHYPAATIHLNDTAGFAHAAVARPQNSHKGSYGNVAVLGGAPGMTGAPVLAGRAALHAGAGRVFLCFAGPALQCDAGQPELMCRTAHGVDFATGVTVAGPGLGGSDEAAHLLEQAIASPQPLVVDADGLNLVAARSGLAARLRSRKAATILTPHPLEAARLLATSIGAIQRDRLDSARRLATALHAIVILKGSGTVIGAPGGAIVINPTGNPALATAGTGDVLAGLCGALLAQGWPGWEAALGAVWLHGMAADVLVTEGTGPVGLTAGELIPAIRTALNRLVARHTRRGRT, from the coding sequence ATGCAGCCACTGTACACCGTCGCCCAGATCCGCCAGATCGAAACCGAATCGGCCCGCCGCTTGCCGGCGGGCGCGCTGATGCAACGGGCCGGCCAGGCGGCCGCCAACGCGGCACTGGACCTGCTGCCTTTCGCGACCAGCCGCGCCAGGGTGCTGGTGCTGGCGGGACCCGGCAACAACGGTGGCGACGCGCTGGAAGCGGCGGCGCACCTGGCCCACGCGGGCGCGCACGTGGCCCTCGTCCACTTCGAGGGCGGCACGGCCCCCGAGCGGGTGCGGGCGCTGGAACGGGCCCGCGCCAGCCCGGCGCGCTTCATGGCGGAGGATGGCATCGGCGCCGGCGAATGGCATCTTGTCATCGACGGCCTGTTCGGCATCGGGCTGGGTCGCCCCGTCGCCGGCACCTTCGCCGCGCTGGTCGCTGCCATCAACGCGCTGCCCTGCCCGGTCCTGGCGCTGGACGTGCCGAGCGGCCTGGATGCCGACACCGGCTGCGTCGTCGGTCCGGACGGCTGCGCCGTGCACGCCACGCACACGCTCACCTTCATCGGCGACAAGCCGGGCCTTCACACCTGCGATGGCCGCGACCACGCGGGCGCCGTCACCGTCGCCCACCTCGATATCGACGCGGCCCATTATCCCGCCGCCACCATCCACCTGAACGACACCGCCGGGTTCGCGCACGCCGCCGTGGCGCGGCCACAGAATTCCCACAAGGGCAGCTATGGCAACGTGGCGGTGCTGGGCGGTGCGCCCGGCATGACGGGCGCGCCGGTGCTGGCGGGCCGCGCCGCCTTGCACGCCGGTGCCGGCCGGGTGTTCCTGTGCTTTGCCGGGCCCGCCCTGCAGTGCGACGCGGGCCAGCCGGAGCTGATGTGCCGTACCGCGCACGGCGTGGACTTTGCCACCGGCGTCACCGTCGCGGGACCGGGGCTGGGCGGCAGCGACGAGGCCGCGCACCTGCTGGAACAGGCCATCGCCAGCCCGCAACCGCTGGTCGTCGACGCGGACGGCCTGAACCTGGTGGCGGCCCGTTCGGGCCTGGCGGCGCGGCTGCGCTCCCGCAAGGCTGCCACGATCCTGACCCCGCACCCGCTGGAAGCGGCGCGCCTGCTGGCGACGTCGATCGGTGCGATCCAGCGCGACCGGCTGGACAGCGCACGCCGGCTGGCGACAGCGCTGCATGCGATCGTCATCCTGAAAGGTTCCGGCACGGTCATCGGGGCGCCTGGCGGTGCCATCGTCATCAACCCGACGGGCAATCCGGCGCTGGCCACGGCCGGCACCGGCGACGTACTGGCGGGCTTGTGCGGCGCGCTGCTGGCGCAGGGCTGGCCCGGCTGGGAGGCGGCGCTGGGCGCCGTCTGGCTGCACGGCATGGCGGCCGACGTGCTGGTGACCGAAGGTACCGGGCCGGTCGGGCTGACCGCCGGCGAGTTGATTCCCGCGATCCGCACGGCGTTGAACCGGCTGGTGGCGCGCCACACGCGGCGCGGCCGAACCTAG
- a CDS encoding hydantoinase B/oxoprolinase family protein, protein MDWQFWIDRGGTFTDIVARRPDGTLTTHKLLSEHPEQYRDAAIAGIRHLLGIDAGAAIPAERVEAVKMGTTVATNALLERKGERTALAITRGFGDALRIAYQNRPRLFDRHIVLPELLYGHVIEIDERMGAHGEVVTPLDEAAARAGLQAAWDAGFRSLAVVFMHGYRHTAHEATVAAMARAIGFTQVSASHAVSPLMKLVARGDTTVVDAYLSPILRRYVDQVAGELPGVNLQFMQSSGGLTDARAFQGKDSILSGPAGGIVGMVRASRLAGFDKVIGFDMGGTSTDVSHYAGEFERVFETQVAGVRMRAPMMSIHTVAAGGGSILHFDGSRLRVGPDSAGANPGPASYRRGGPLAVTDCNVMLGKIQPDEFPALFGPEGNAPLDVDVVRQRFAALAGEIAAATGQAATPEDIAAGYIDIAVGNMANAIKQISVQRGHDVTDYALTSFGGAGGQHACLVADALGMKTVFIHSLAGVLSAYGMGLADQTAMREVAVELKLGEEHLPALAARLDALAHEAAGALREQGVAPRRIDVIRRVHLRYEGTDSALVVPDGPIAAMQAQFEAAYKKRFSFLMPHKALIVEAVSVEAIGASDAPAPATPVQAAREQALAPRRRVRMYSAGQWRHTGVFARAGTRIGDVIAGPAIIAEANATTVVEEGWQAVVTPQDHLVLTRVQALPARRALGSTADPVMLEIFNNLFMSIAEQMGLRLQNTAYSVNIKERLDFSCALFDAQGNLIANAPHMPVHLGSMGESIKRVMHGNAGRMRPGDVFMLNDPYNGGTHLPDVTVITPVFDAAGRDILFYVGSRGHHADIGGTTPGSMPPDSAHIEEEGVLIDNFLLVDGAAGGRLREEETRALLAGARWPARNPDQNLADLRAQVAANQKGVEELQRMVAHFGLDVVQAYMGHVQDNAEEAVRRVIDTLADGSFTVPLDNGARIQVAVTVDRAARSATVDFTGTSSQLPNNFNAPSAVCMAAVLYVFRTLVDDEIPLNAGCLKPLRVIIPPGSMLNPHYPASVVSGNVETSTCITNALYGALGVLAASQGTMNNFTFGSSKYQYYETISGGAGAGEGFDGTDVVQTNMTNSRLTDPEILEFRFPVRLDSYAIRHGSGGAGRWHGGNGGIRRVRFLAPMTAAILSNNRLHAPFGMAGGLPGATGRNFVERADGTVEQLGHIGKTEMAPGDVFVIETPGGGGYGQPD, encoded by the coding sequence ATGGACTGGCAATTCTGGATCGACCGGGGCGGCACCTTCACGGACATCGTGGCGCGCCGCCCGGATGGCACGCTGACGACCCATAAACTGCTGTCGGAACATCCCGAGCAGTACCGCGACGCGGCCATTGCCGGCATCCGCCACCTGCTGGGCATCGACGCCGGCGCCGCCATCCCCGCCGAACGGGTGGAGGCAGTCAAGATGGGCACGACAGTGGCCACCAATGCCCTGCTGGAGCGCAAGGGCGAGCGCACCGCGCTGGCCATCACGCGCGGCTTCGGCGACGCGCTGCGCATCGCCTACCAGAACCGTCCGCGCCTGTTCGACCGCCACATCGTGCTGCCCGAGCTGCTGTACGGCCACGTGATCGAGATCGACGAACGCATGGGTGCGCACGGCGAAGTCGTCACGCCGCTGGACGAAGCCGCGGCCCGCGCCGGCCTGCAGGCAGCGTGGGATGCGGGCTTCCGCTCGCTCGCCGTCGTCTTCATGCATGGCTACCGCCACACCGCGCACGAGGCGACGGTGGCAGCCATGGCGCGAGCGATCGGCTTCACCCAGGTGTCGGCGTCGCATGCCGTCAGCCCCCTGATGAAGCTGGTGGCACGGGGCGACACGACCGTCGTCGACGCCTACCTGTCGCCGATCCTGCGCCGCTATGTCGACCAGGTGGCCGGCGAGCTGCCGGGCGTGAACCTGCAGTTCATGCAGTCCAGCGGCGGGCTGACGGACGCGCGCGCGTTCCAGGGCAAGGACAGCATCCTGTCCGGCCCGGCCGGCGGCATCGTCGGCATGGTGCGGGCCAGCCGGCTGGCGGGCTTCGACAAGGTGATCGGCTTCGACATGGGCGGCACCTCGACCGACGTGTCGCACTACGCCGGCGAGTTCGAGCGCGTGTTCGAGACGCAGGTGGCGGGCGTGCGCATGCGCGCGCCCATGATGAGCATCCACACAGTGGCGGCAGGCGGCGGCTCGATCCTGCATTTCGACGGCAGCCGCCTGCGCGTGGGGCCGGACAGCGCCGGTGCCAACCCCGGCCCGGCCAGCTACCGGCGCGGCGGGCCGCTGGCGGTCACCGACTGCAACGTCATGCTGGGCAAGATCCAGCCGGACGAATTCCCCGCGCTGTTCGGCCCGGAGGGCAACGCGCCCCTCGACGTGGACGTCGTACGGCAGCGCTTCGCGGCGCTGGCGGGCGAGATCGCCGCGGCGACGGGCCAGGCCGCCACGCCCGAGGACATCGCGGCCGGCTACATCGATATCGCGGTGGGCAACATGGCCAACGCGATCAAGCAGATCTCCGTGCAGCGCGGGCATGACGTGACGGACTACGCGTTGACCAGCTTTGGCGGCGCAGGCGGCCAGCACGCCTGCCTGGTGGCCGATGCCCTCGGCATGAAGACGGTCTTCATCCACTCGCTGGCCGGCGTGCTGTCGGCCTATGGCATGGGACTGGCCGACCAGACCGCGATGCGCGAAGTGGCGGTGGAACTGAAGCTGGGCGAAGAGCACCTGCCGGCCCTGGCCGCAAGGCTCGACGCGCTGGCGCACGAGGCAGCCGGGGCATTGCGCGAGCAGGGCGTGGCGCCGCGGCGCATCGACGTCATCCGCCGCGTGCACCTGCGCTACGAGGGCACCGATTCGGCGCTGGTCGTGCCAGATGGCCCGATCGCGGCGATGCAGGCGCAGTTCGAAGCGGCGTACAAGAAGCGCTTCTCGTTCCTGATGCCGCACAAGGCGCTGATCGTGGAGGCGGTGTCGGTCGAGGCAATCGGCGCATCCGACGCGCCCGCGCCCGCCACGCCGGTGCAGGCTGCGCGGGAGCAGGCCCTCGCGCCGCGCCGGCGCGTGCGCATGTACAGCGCCGGGCAGTGGCGCCACACGGGCGTGTTCGCCCGGGCCGGCACGCGCATCGGCGACGTCATTGCCGGTCCCGCCATCATCGCCGAGGCCAATGCGACCACCGTGGTGGAGGAGGGCTGGCAGGCCGTCGTCACGCCGCAGGATCACCTGGTGCTGACGCGGGTGCAGGCGCTGCCCGCGCGGCGGGCACTTGGCAGCACCGCCGATCCCGTCATGCTGGAGATCTTCAACAACCTGTTCATGTCGATCGCCGAGCAGATGGGATTGCGGCTGCAGAACACGGCGTACTCCGTCAACATCAAGGAACGCCTGGACTTCTCGTGCGCGCTGTTCGACGCCCAGGGCAACCTGATCGCCAACGCGCCGCACATGCCGGTGCACCTGGGCTCGATGGGCGAGAGCATCAAGCGCGTCATGCACGGCAATGCTGGACGCATGCGCCCGGGCGACGTATTCATGCTGAACGACCCGTACAACGGCGGCACGCACCTGCCGGACGTCACCGTCATCACGCCGGTGTTCGACGCGGCGGGCCGCGACATCCTGTTCTACGTGGGCTCGCGCGGCCACCATGCGGACATCGGCGGCACCACGCCCGGCTCGATGCCGCCCGACTCCGCGCACATCGAGGAGGAGGGCGTCCTGATCGACAACTTCCTGCTGGTGGACGGTGCCGCGGGCGGCCGCCTGCGCGAAGAGGAAACGCGCGCGCTGCTGGCGGGCGCACGCTGGCCGGCCCGCAATCCCGACCAGAATTTGGCGGACCTGCGCGCCCAGGTGGCGGCCAACCAGAAGGGTGTCGAGGAGCTGCAGCGCATGGTGGCGCACTTCGGCCTGGACGTCGTGCAGGCCTATATGGGGCACGTGCAGGACAACGCGGAGGAAGCGGTGCGGCGCGTGATCGATACGCTGGCCGATGGCAGCTTCACCGTCCCGCTGGACAACGGCGCGCGCATCCAGGTCGCCGTTACCGTCGACCGCGCCGCGCGCAGCGCCACCGTCGATTTCACCGGCACATCGAGCCAGTTGCCGAACAACTTCAATGCGCCGTCGGCCGTCTGCATGGCCGCCGTGCTGTACGTCTTCCGCACCCTGGTGGACGACGAGATACCGCTCAACGCCGGCTGCCTGAAGCCGCTGCGCGTGATCATCCCGCCCGGCTCGATGCTCAATCCGCACTACCCGGCGTCGGTCGTGTCGGGCAACGTGGAGACGTCGACCTGCATCACGAACGCGCTGTACGGCGCGCTGGGCGTGCTGGCCGCTTCGCAGGGCACGATGAACAACTTCACGTTCGGCAGCAGCAAGTACCAGTACTACGAGACGATCAGCGGCGGCGCCGGCGCGGGCGAGGGGTTCGACGGCACCGACGTCGTGCAGACGAACATGACGAACTCGCGCCTGACGGACCCGGAAATCCTGGAATTCCGTTTCCCCGTGCGGCTGGACAGCTACGCGATCCGGCACGGCTCCGGCGGTGCCGGGCGCTGGCACGGCGGCAACGGCGGCATCCGCCGGGTGCGTTTCCTGGCGCCGATGACGGCGGCGATCCTGTCGAACAACCGGCTGCACGCGCCGTTCGGCATGGCGGGCGGCCTGCCGGGCGCGACCGGGCGCAACTTCGTCGAGCGCGCCGACGGCACCGTCGAGCAGCTGGGCCACATCGGCAAGACCGAGATGGCGCCGGGCGACGTGTTCGTCATCGAGACGCCGGGCGGCGGCGGCTACGGCCAGCCGGACTGA
- a CDS encoding tetratricopeptide repeat-containing response regulator gives MPEFSELSVLIVDPSPGMRGNLHNMLSQSSIVKIDYALGAGTAIRQLAKKAYDIVLCEYDLDGGGANGQDGQQLLEDLRHHRLIAPDTIFIMLTSEGTDTKVIGAAELTPTDYVLKPFTVETLMARIGRAVDRRNALLPVHRRIAEGSLREALRLCLAGLDRQPRYATEFARLQAETHAALDEWPEAEMVYHTVLALRPATGWAQLGIASCQFAQQRYDDARIVLERLIGLYPRFMSAYDLLARTYQALGQDIQAKKVLEDAVVISPHMVRRLRHLGELAFATDDVGVAERAFRAVVGKARYSEFRSPEDHVNLVRTLVRKGDAAQAGHVIRDLERSLRAGPEVETCRALAAALVLDLAGSETGAAAELERAAAAARDAQNLTSQLRIGLVNACLQHRLDDTASTLVLDMLNDGARGITAEQAVDVFEKAGRHDLAISIGQRATQQAQDALSETAARLGQGEHRAAVLAITAAVRRTPRNVPVLLAAVQTILRQLDELGWEAPLAEQAAQLMARLRKLDPAHGALEHLAQQYSATQRKYGIAAAA, from the coding sequence ATGCCCGAATTCAGTGAGCTGTCGGTGCTGATCGTCGATCCCAGTCCCGGGATGCGCGGCAACCTGCACAATATGCTGAGCCAGTCCTCGATCGTGAAGATCGACTACGCGCTCGGCGCGGGCACGGCCATCCGCCAGCTGGCGAAGAAGGCCTACGACATCGTGCTGTGCGAGTACGACCTCGATGGCGGCGGCGCCAATGGCCAGGACGGCCAGCAGCTGCTGGAGGACCTGCGCCACCACCGGCTGATCGCGCCGGACACGATCTTCATCATGCTGACCTCCGAAGGCACCGACACCAAGGTGATCGGCGCGGCCGAGCTGACGCCCACCGACTACGTGCTGAAGCCCTTCACGGTGGAAACGCTGATGGCGCGCATCGGCCGCGCCGTGGACCGCCGCAACGCCCTGCTGCCCGTCCACCGGCGCATTGCCGAAGGCAGCCTGCGCGAGGCGCTGCGCCTGTGCCTGGCCGGATTGGACCGCCAGCCGCGCTACGCGACGGAGTTCGCCCGCCTGCAGGCCGAGACGCATGCGGCGCTGGACGAGTGGCCGGAAGCGGAGATGGTCTACCACACCGTGCTGGCGCTGCGCCCCGCGACCGGCTGGGCGCAACTGGGCATCGCCAGCTGCCAGTTCGCCCAGCAGCGCTACGACGACGCGCGCATCGTGCTGGAGCGGCTGATCGGGTTGTATCCCCGCTTCATGTCCGCCTACGACCTGCTGGCACGCACCTACCAGGCCCTGGGCCAGGACATCCAGGCCAAGAAGGTGCTGGAGGATGCCGTCGTCATCTCGCCCCACATGGTCCGCCGGCTGCGCCACCTGGGCGAGCTGGCGTTCGCCACCGACGACGTCGGCGTGGCCGAGCGGGCCTTCCGCGCCGTCGTCGGCAAGGCGCGCTATTCGGAATTCCGCTCGCCGGAGGACCACGTCAACCTGGTCCGCACGCTGGTGCGCAAGGGCGATGCCGCGCAGGCGGGCCACGTGATCCGCGACCTGGAACGCTCGCTGCGCGCCGGTCCGGAAGTCGAAACCTGCCGCGCGCTCGCCGCCGCCCTCGTGCTGGACCTGGCGGGCAGCGAGACGGGTGCCGCCGCCGAACTGGAGCGCGCTGCCGCCGCGGCGCGCGATGCGCAGAACCTGACCAGCCAGCTCAGGATCGGGCTCGTCAATGCCTGCCTGCAGCACCGGCTGGACGACACCGCGTCCACCCTGGTGCTGGACATGCTGAACGACGGCGCGCGCGGCATCACGGCCGAGCAGGCCGTGGACGTGTTCGAAAAAGCGGGCCGGCACGACCTTGCCATCAGCATCGGCCAGCGTGCCACCCAGCAGGCCCAGGACGCGCTCAGCGAGACGGCGGCGCGGCTGGGACAGGGCGAGCATCGTGCCGCCGTGCTGGCGATCACGGCCGCCGTGCGGCGCACGCCGCGCAATGTCCCCGTGCTGCTGGCGGCCGTGCAGACGATCCTGCGCCAGCTCGACGAACTGGGCTGGGAAGCACCGCTGGCCGAGCAGGCCGCCCAGCTGATGGCGCGCCTGCGCAAGCTGGACCCGGCACATGGCGCGCTGGAGCATCTGGCCCAGCAATACAGCGCCACCCAGCGCAAGTACGGTATCGCGGCGGCCGCCTGA
- the purL gene encoding phosphoribosylformylglycinamidine synthase yields the protein MLILPGSNALSAFRSQRLLSQLQAVLPAVTAIQARYIHFVDAQAVVSEDDRARLTGLLTYGEPAQADVTDGVVEEFIVIPRFGTISPWASKATDIVHNCGMTHIHRVERGVAYRVVLKGGILGSSIGAAKKLDAQQAEAVAALLHDRMTESVLRHPDQAADLFRTLEGKTLETVDVIGAGRAALVQANTDLGLAMSEDEIDYLNDAFTAAQRNPTDVELMMFAQANSEHCRHKIFNADWTIDGVAQERSLFKMIKNTHEKQPKGTIVAYSDNSSIMQGAEVTRFYPRGAGHEYGASHELIHTLMKVETHNHPTAISPFPGASTGAGGEIRDEGATGRGAKPKAGLTGFTVSNLYLPDAVRPWENAADVTAPVASRDSAKVYGKPDRIASPLQIMIEGPLGGAAFSNEFGRPVLGGYFRSYEQNVGHAVYGYHKPIMIAGGIGNIADRHTHKNDIPVGSLLIQLGGPGMRIGMGGSAASSMATGTNTADLDFDSVQRGNPEMERRAQEVINGCWQLGEDNPIISIHDVGAGGLSNAFPEITNDAKRGAIFDLRKVPLEESGLAPKEIWSNESQERYVLAIAPNDLPMFQALCERERCPFAVVGTATEERQLKLIDPQEGNNPVDMPMDVLLGKPPKMHRDVTHVTRDFPAIDLTGVDLADAAQRVLLSPTVGDKSFLITIGDRTVGGTSVRDQMVGPWQVPVADCAVTALSYEGYLGEAMAMGERTPLAVIDAPASGRMAVGEVITNLAAAPIADIADIKLSANWMAACGQPGQDAALFDTVKAVGMDLCPALGISIPVGKDSLSMRTTWNDDGAAKAVVSPVSLIVSGFAPVYDVRKSLTPQLRMDAGDTAIILIDLGRGKNRMGASILAQVLGQLGNAAPDVDSAEDLKGFFAAIQQLNRDGKLLAYHDRSDGGLYATLTEMAFAGRAGLSINLDMLTLEGEHAADWGDAKNWAGQVAERRNELTLRALFSEELGAVIQVRADEKSAVMDVLRSFNLGACSHIIGKPNERGVIEFTRDAKLIYTEAGSALHRLWSETSWRISRMRENPATADAEYDRLLDETDPGITPKVTFDLADNVAAPFVATGVRPRVAILREQGVNSHIETAWVMHQAGFAAIDVHMSDLIGGRVKLAEFQGVIAVGGFSYGDVLGAGEGWAKSILFNPALAEQFAQFFQRTDTFGLGICNGCQMMSNLKSIIPGAHAWPKFTTNKSEKFEARFAMVEVLDSPSIFFAGMAGTQSPIAIAHGEGYADFSQTGDIDAALGAMRYVDNHGNATETYPYNPNGSPRGLTSVTTPDGRFTVLMPHAERVFRTVQNSWAPAAWGEESPWMRMFRNARKFVG from the coding sequence ATGTTGATACTCCCGGGCTCCAATGCCCTGTCCGCATTCCGTAGCCAGCGTCTCCTGTCCCAACTCCAAGCCGTGCTGCCTGCCGTGACGGCAATCCAGGCCCGGTACATTCACTTTGTCGATGCCCAGGCGGTCGTCTCGGAAGACGACCGCGCCCGCCTGACGGGCCTCCTGACCTATGGCGAACCGGCGCAGGCCGACGTGACGGATGGCGTGGTGGAGGAGTTCATCGTGATTCCCCGCTTCGGCACCATCTCGCCATGGGCATCGAAGGCAACCGACATCGTCCACAACTGCGGCATGACGCATATCCACCGTGTCGAACGGGGCGTGGCCTACCGCGTGGTGCTGAAGGGCGGCATCCTGGGCAGCAGCATCGGCGCGGCCAAGAAGCTGGACGCGCAGCAGGCCGAAGCCGTGGCCGCGCTGCTGCACGACCGCATGACGGAATCCGTGCTGCGCCATCCCGACCAGGCCGCGGACCTGTTCCGTACCCTGGAAGGCAAGACGCTGGAAACGGTCGACGTGATCGGTGCCGGCCGCGCTGCGCTGGTGCAGGCCAACACGGACCTGGGCCTGGCGATGTCGGAAGACGAGATCGACTACCTGAACGACGCGTTCACGGCGGCGCAGCGCAACCCGACGGACGTCGAGCTGATGATGTTCGCCCAGGCGAACTCGGAGCACTGCCGCCACAAGATCTTCAACGCCGACTGGACCATCGACGGCGTGGCGCAGGAGCGCTCGCTGTTCAAGATGATCAAGAACACGCACGAGAAGCAGCCGAAAGGCACCATCGTCGCCTATTCCGACAACTCGTCGATCATGCAGGGCGCCGAGGTCACGCGCTTCTACCCGCGCGGCGCGGGCCACGAATATGGCGCGTCGCATGAGCTGATCCACACCTTGATGAAGGTCGAGACGCACAACCACCCGACCGCCATCTCGCCATTCCCGGGCGCCTCCACGGGCGCGGGCGGCGAGATCCGCGACGAAGGCGCGACCGGCCGCGGCGCCAAGCCGAAGGCTGGCCTGACGGGCTTCACGGTCTCGAACCTGTACCTGCCGGACGCCGTGCGGCCATGGGAGAACGCGGCGGACGTGACCGCACCGGTCGCCTCGCGCGATAGCGCGAAGGTGTACGGCAAGCCAGATCGCATCGCCTCGCCGCTGCAGATCATGATCGAAGGCCCGCTGGGCGGCGCCGCGTTCTCGAACGAGTTCGGCCGCCCCGTGCTGGGCGGTTACTTCCGCAGCTACGAACAGAACGTGGGCCACGCGGTCTACGGCTACCACAAGCCGATCATGATCGCGGGCGGCATCGGCAATATAGCCGACCGTCACACGCACAAGAACGACATCCCGGTCGGCAGCCTGCTGATCCAGCTGGGAGGCCCGGGCATGCGCATCGGCATGGGCGGCTCGGCCGCGTCGTCGATGGCGACCGGCACCAACACGGCCGACCTGGACTTCGACTCCGTCCAGCGCGGCAATCCGGAAATGGAACGGCGCGCGCAGGAAGTCATCAACGGCTGCTGGCAGCTGGGCGAGGACAACCCGATCATCTCGATCCACGACGTGGGTGCCGGCGGCCTGTCCAACGCGTTCCCCGAGATCACCAATGACGCCAAGCGCGGCGCGATCTTTGACTTGCGCAAGGTGCCGCTGGAGGAATCCGGCCTGGCGCCGAAGGAAATCTGGAGCAACGAGTCGCAGGAACGCTATGTGCTGGCCATCGCGCCGAACGACCTGCCCATGTTCCAGGCACTGTGCGAGCGCGAGCGCTGCCCGTTTGCCGTCGTCGGTACCGCCACCGAAGAACGCCAGCTGAAGCTGATCGATCCACAAGAAGGCAACAACCCCGTCGACATGCCGATGGATGTCCTCCTGGGCAAGCCACCGAAGATGCACCGCGACGTCACCCACGTGACGCGCGACTTCCCGGCCATCGACCTGACCGGTGTCGACCTGGCCGATGCGGCGCAGCGCGTGCTGCTGTCGCCGACGGTGGGCGACAAGAGCTTCCTGATCACCATTGGCGACCGCACGGTGGGCGGCACCTCGGTGCGCGACCAGATGGTGGGTCCATGGCAGGTGCCGGTGGCCGATTGCGCCGTCACGGCGCTGTCGTACGAAGGCTACCTGGGCGAAGCGATGGCGATGGGCGAGCGTACGCCGCTGGCCGTCATCGATGCGCCGGCGTCGGGCCGCATGGCCGTCGGTGAAGTCATCACCAACCTGGCCGCCGCGCCGATCGCGGACATCGCCGACATCAAGCTGTCCGCCAACTGGATGGCCGCCTGCGGCCAGCCGGGCCAGGATGCCGCGCTGTTCGACACGGTCAAAGCCGTCGGCATGGACCTGTGCCCGGCACTGGGCATCAGCATCCCGGTCGGCAAGGATTCGCTGTCGATGCGCACGACCTGGAACGACGACGGCGCGGCCAAGGCGGTGGTCTCGCCCGTGTCGCTGATCGTCTCGGGCTTCGCACCGGTCTACGACGTGCGCAAGTCGCTGACGCCGCAACTGCGCATGGATGCGGGCGATACCGCCATCATCCTGATCGACCTGGGCCGCGGCAAGAACCGCATGGGCGCCTCGATCCTGGCGCAGGTGCTGGGCCAGCTGGGCAACGCCGCGCCGGACGTGGACAGCGCAGAAGACCTCAAAGGCTTCTTTGCGGCCATCCAGCAATTGAACCGCGACGGCAAGCTGCTGGCCTACCACGACCGTTCGGACGGCGGCCTGTATGCCACGCTGACGGAAATGGCCTTTGCCGGCCGCGCCGGCCTGTCGATCAACCTCGACATGCTGACCCTGGAAGGCGAGCACGCGGCCGACTGGGGCGACGCGAAGAACTGGGCCGGCCAGGTGGCCGAGCGCCGCAACGAGCTGACCCTGCGCGCGCTGTTCAGCGAAGAGCTGGGCGCCGTCATCCAGGTGCGGGCGGACGAGAAGTCGGCCGTCATGGACGTGCTGCGCTCGTTCAACCTGGGCGCCTGCAGCCATATCATCGGCAAGCCGAACGAACGTGGCGTGATCGAATTCACGCGCGACGCCAAGCTGATCTACACGGAGGCGGGCAGCGCGCTGCACCGCCTGTGGAGCGAGACGAGCTGGCGCATCTCGCGCATGCGCGAGAACCCGGCCACGGCCGACGCGGAATATGACCGCCTGCTGGACGAGACCGATCCCGGCATCACGCCGAAGGTCACGTTCGACCTGGCGGACAACGTGGCGGCCCCGTTCGTGGCCACCGGCGTGCGTCCGCGTGTCGCCATCCTGCGCGAGCAGGGCGTCAACTCGCACATCGAGACGGCATGGGTGATGCACCAGGCGGGCTTTGCTGCCATCGATGTCCACATGAGCGACCTGATCGGCGGGCGCGTCAAGCTGGCCGAGTTCCAGGGCGTGATTGCCGTGGGCGGCTTCTCGTACGGCGACGTGCTGGGCGCCGGCGAAGGCTGGGCCAAGTCGATCCTGTTCAATCCTGCCCTGGCGGAGCAGTTCGCGCAGTTCTTCCAGCGCACCGACACGTTCGGCCTGGGCATCTGCAATGGCTGCCAGATGATGAGCAACCTGAAGTCCATCATCCCGGGCGCGCATGCTTGGCCGAAGTTCACCACGAACAAATCGGAGAAGTTCGAGGCACGCTTCGCGATGGTCGAGGTGCTGGACTCGCCGTCGATCTTCTTCGCGGGGATGGCCGGCACCCAAAGCCCGATCGCCATCGCCCATGGCGAAGGTTACGCGGACTTCAGCCAGACCGGCGACATCGACGCCGCGCTGGGCGCCATGCGCTACGTGGACAACCATGGCAACGCGACGGAAACCTACCCGTACAACCCGAACGGCTCGCCGCGCGGGTTGACGTCGGTGACGACGCCGGACGGCCGCTTCACGGTGCTGATGCCGCACGCCGAGCGCGTGTTCCGCACGGTGCAGAACTCGTGGGCGCCTGCGGCGTGGGGCGAGGAATCGCCGTGGATGCGGATGTTCCGCAACGCGCGCAAGTTTGTCGGCTGA